A region of Jonquetella anthropi DSM 22815 DNA encodes the following proteins:
- a CDS encoding FprA family A-type flavoprotein yields the protein MQTAVITDRIWWVGVNDRTTARFENLWPLKRGVCYNSYLIDDEKVALIDGARAGFLDDYLGHIESALGKDRQVDYLIVNHMEPDHSSAISMLRRRFPRMTVVGNKQTLQLMRQFYGPIDGTLQVGEGDRLELGSHVLKFILAPMVHWPETMFSWEETTGTLFPCDAFGSYGALDGSVFDDENDLDNLESETRRYYATIVGRFGPFVQKALAKCKDLPIQRICPSHGPIYRSHVSRIVSLYDRLSRQETVPGAVLAYGSMYGHTAQMAEACAQGLREKGILSVKIYDVCGSDLSEVIADVWRYRGLGLFACCYNMGLFPGMMPLLEKLRNCKVSDRILALGGNYSWSKGLELKPLIEFAQEGKFVMASDPIEIQSAATPEQLEACREAGRRMAEMMAQAPQA from the coding sequence ATGCAGACTGCTGTTATTACTGACCGCATTTGGTGGGTCGGCGTGAACGACAGAACAACCGCCCGATTCGAAAACCTCTGGCCGCTGAAACGAGGGGTGTGCTACAACTCCTACCTGATCGACGACGAAAAGGTTGCCCTGATCGACGGAGCCCGAGCCGGGTTCCTCGACGACTACTTGGGACACATCGAGTCGGCCCTGGGGAAAGACCGGCAGGTCGACTACCTGATCGTCAATCACATGGAGCCCGATCATTCCAGCGCTATTTCTATGCTGCGCCGCCGCTTCCCCCGCATGACAGTGGTCGGCAACAAGCAAACCCTCCAGCTAATGCGCCAGTTCTACGGCCCAATCGACGGGACCCTTCAGGTCGGGGAAGGCGATCGGCTCGAGCTGGGGAGCCACGTCTTAAAGTTCATTCTGGCCCCGATGGTCCACTGGCCGGAGACGATGTTCTCCTGGGAAGAGACGACCGGCACGCTGTTCCCCTGCGACGCCTTCGGCAGCTACGGCGCGTTGGACGGCTCGGTCTTCGACGACGAGAACGACTTGGACAACTTGGAAAGCGAGACCCGCCGGTACTACGCCACCATCGTGGGCCGTTTCGGCCCGTTCGTCCAAAAGGCCTTAGCCAAGTGCAAGGACCTGCCGATTCAGCGCATCTGCCCGTCCCACGGCCCAATTTATCGGTCTCATGTGAGTCGGATCGTGTCGCTGTACGACCGGCTGAGCCGGCAGGAGACCGTCCCCGGCGCCGTGCTGGCCTACGGCTCCATGTACGGACACACCGCCCAGATGGCGGAAGCCTGCGCTCAGGGCCTGAGGGAAAAGGGCATCCTGTCGGTCAAAATTTACGACGTCTGCGGCTCCGACCTGTCGGAAGTCATCGCTGACGTGTGGCGCTACCGCGGTCTGGGCCTGTTCGCCTGCTGCTACAACATGGGCCTTTTCCCCGGCATGATGCCGCTGCTGGAAAAACTCAGAAACTGCAAGGTTTCTGACCGAATACTCGCCTTGGGAGGCAACTACAGCTGGAGCAAAGGGCTGGAACTCAAGCCGCTGATCGAATTTGCCCAAGAGGGCAAGTTCGTCATGGCGTCCGACCCGATAGAAATTCAAAGCGCCGCGACGCCCGAACAGCTTGAAGCCTGCCGCGAGGCCGGGCGGCGCATGGCCGAGATGATGGCCCAAGCGCCTCAGGCCTGA
- a CDS encoding phosphate ABC transporter substrate-binding protein — MSELKKVLLSLMCLSVFAGCSWAAEKKTVDMNGSTTVLPIAQKAAEKYMESHKDVTITVSGSGSGNGIKALIDGSTDIANSSRFIKDAEVKAAIDAKRYPVPFEIALDALVPIVNPANPVTDLSKDQLKRIYAGEITNWKEVGGEDKAIAVVGRDTSSGTFEVWEEKIMNKARVTTEALVVASNGAAVQAVAGNPLAIGYIGLGYEDPAVKAVKVDGIEGSVQTVRGGTYSLARALFMFTNGWPTGTVADVLSFMQSDEGQALVKECGFVPLRDVR; from the coding sequence ATGAGCGAATTGAAAAAAGTTCTTCTGTCGCTGATGTGCTTGTCGGTGTTTGCCGGGTGCAGCTGGGCTGCTGAAAAGAAGACCGTCGACATGAACGGTTCTACCACCGTTCTTCCGATCGCCCAGAAGGCCGCGGAGAAGTACATGGAGTCCCACAAGGACGTGACGATCACCGTTTCCGGTTCTGGCAGCGGCAACGGCATCAAGGCGCTGATCGACGGCTCCACGGACATCGCGAACTCGTCCCGATTCATCAAGGACGCGGAGGTCAAGGCAGCTATCGACGCCAAACGGTACCCGGTTCCCTTTGAAATCGCTCTGGACGCGCTGGTTCCGATCGTCAACCCGGCCAACCCGGTGACTGACCTTTCCAAGGATCAGCTGAAGCGCATTTACGCCGGCGAGATCACCAACTGGAAGGAAGTCGGCGGCGAAGATAAGGCCATCGCCGTCGTGGGTCGGGACACCAGCTCGGGCACCTTCGAAGTGTGGGAAGAAAAGATTATGAACAAGGCGCGGGTAACCACGGAAGCACTGGTCGTCGCTTCCAACGGCGCGGCTGTTCAGGCTGTGGCGGGCAACCCTCTGGCGATTGGCTACATCGGTCTGGGATACGAGGATCCGGCTGTGAAGGCCGTGAAAGTCGACGGGATCGAAGGCTCAGTCCAAACGGTTCGCGGCGGCACGTACTCCCTGGCTCGGGCGCTCTTCATGTTCACGAACGGCTGGCCGACGGGAACCGTGGCAGACGTTCTGAGTTTCATGCAGAGCGACGAGGGACAGGCTCTCGTGAAGGAATGCGGTTTCGTCCCGCTCCGGGACGTTCGGTAA
- the pstC gene encoding phosphate ABC transporter permease subunit PstC, whose translation MDRRMELLIKALSWVGVLIMAFILVFLLWEGLPVLKTVSLGELLTGKLWYPAEEPPVLGMAALIVGSLAVTLISTLVGLPFGLGMAIFLAEIAPRRMKEILKPALELLGFLPSIVVGFLGMVLVAPWMQQTFGLVSGLNMLNASILLGLLMVPVVGSLAQDALEAVPQDLRDASMALGATRWETICRVVLRAASSGLMSSALLGIMRSFGETMVVLMASGGAAVFPRSLTSPVRPLTSAIAAEMGETPVGSPHYRALFFAGLILVAGTLILNGLAMAVERRSALGDRS comes from the coding sequence ATGGACAGGAGGATGGAACTTCTCATCAAGGCCCTTTCGTGGGTCGGCGTGCTGATCATGGCGTTCATCCTTGTTTTCCTGCTCTGGGAAGGGTTGCCGGTCCTGAAGACTGTCTCTCTGGGCGAGCTTCTGACGGGCAAGCTGTGGTATCCCGCCGAAGAGCCCCCTGTGCTCGGCATGGCGGCCCTGATCGTCGGCTCTCTGGCGGTGACGCTGATTTCTACTCTGGTGGGGCTGCCGTTCGGCCTCGGCATGGCAATCTTTTTGGCCGAGATCGCGCCGCGCCGGATGAAGGAAATCCTCAAGCCCGCCTTGGAGCTGCTCGGCTTTCTTCCATCCATCGTGGTCGGCTTCCTCGGCATGGTCCTAGTTGCCCCTTGGATGCAGCAGACGTTCGGTCTGGTCAGCGGTCTCAACATGCTGAACGCGTCGATTCTTCTCGGGCTTTTGATGGTGCCGGTGGTCGGCTCTTTGGCTCAGGACGCGCTTGAGGCGGTGCCGCAGGACCTTCGGGACGCTTCGATGGCGCTGGGCGCCACCCGGTGGGAGACGATCTGCCGGGTCGTCCTTCGCGCCGCGTCGTCAGGGCTGATGTCGTCGGCTCTTTTGGGAATCATGCGGTCGTTTGGCGAGACGATGGTGGTCCTGATGGCTTCCGGCGGGGCGGCGGTCTTCCCGCGGTCCTTGACGTCGCCGGTTCGGCCTCTCACGTCCGCCATCGCGGCGGAAATGGGCGAGACGCCGGTCGGCTCGCCTCACTACCGGGCACTTTTTTTCGCCGGGCTGATCCTTGTGGCCGGCACTCTGATACTGAACGGCTTAGCGATGGCCGTTGAGCGCCGGAGCGCGTTGGGAGACAGGTCATGA
- the pstA gene encoding phosphate ABC transporter permease PstA has product MRKLKDKAATILFWGIALTFILLAVGILAFILQRGWSALSWEFLTEKPRNSMTAGGILTPIVGTVELVVLSMAFALPIGVATGLFFAEYAKPGPFVSALRTAIRCLAGVPSVVFGLFGLELFVILCHFGPSLLSASLTLACLSLPLLVTSSEQAFRAVPQDERLASYALGAGKWHTIWHVVFPSSVPSIITGAILALGRVAGETAPIIFTGAAFFVPHLTASLFDQVMALPYHVMVLATAGTDISGTRHIQYGTVVVLLVLVMSLCLTGILARNRLSRKRRRGA; this is encoded by the coding sequence ATGAGAAAGCTCAAGGACAAGGCGGCGACGATCCTCTTCTGGGGAATTGCCCTGACGTTTATCCTACTGGCGGTTGGCATCCTTGCGTTCATTCTCCAAAGAGGCTGGTCGGCGCTCTCGTGGGAGTTTCTGACCGAAAAGCCGCGGAACTCCATGACGGCCGGCGGTATTTTGACGCCCATCGTCGGGACGGTTGAGCTGGTCGTGCTTTCCATGGCGTTCGCCCTGCCGATCGGCGTCGCAACCGGGCTCTTTTTCGCCGAGTACGCCAAGCCGGGGCCGTTCGTCAGCGCGCTGCGGACCGCTATCCGGTGTCTGGCCGGCGTTCCGTCGGTGGTCTTCGGGCTCTTCGGGCTGGAGCTGTTCGTCATCCTGTGCCATTTTGGCCCCAGCCTGCTGTCCGCGTCCCTCACGCTGGCATGTCTCAGCCTGCCGCTGCTGGTCACGTCGTCCGAGCAGGCGTTCAGGGCGGTTCCTCAGGACGAACGGCTGGCGTCATACGCGCTCGGCGCGGGCAAGTGGCACACCATTTGGCACGTCGTTTTCCCGTCGTCCGTGCCGTCGATCATCACCGGGGCGATTCTCGCCCTCGGACGAGTTGCCGGCGAGACGGCGCCGATCATTTTCACCGGCGCGGCGTTTTTCGTGCCTCACCTGACCGCCAGCCTGTTCGATCAGGTGATGGCCTTGCCGTATCACGTGATGGTCTTGGCGACGGCCGGAACGGATATCTCCGGGACGCGCCACATACAATACGGGACGGTGGTCGTGCTGCTCGTGCTCGTCATGTCCCTGTGCCTGACAGGTATTTTGGCCCGCAACCGTCTCAGCCGGAAGCGCCGGCGCGGGGCGTAA